The region tgctggaggaaggaaaaccCCAGGACTAGCTCTGACCTGCAGACACACAGCATTTccaccccccaacaccccctCTGCCCCTCACACCCCAAACCCCCACACCCCCTCTGCCCCTCATCTCAGGTCCAGGCTCTGGAGGGAGGGTGGTGCCCGCAGGTATCATGCCGATCACCATCCCATAACCCAGCCAGTGGCACTTCAGGCTCAGCGTGGGGGAAAGTGGAGAGGCAGGGCACGTCCTCCCAAGCACACGAGGTCGGTTGGCAGGGGCTCAGCTGAGGCCAGAGCTGGATCCGCACACGGTGGGCAGGGTGCTCACCTTCCCTGCGCTGTCCCATCCCTGCGCAGTCCTGCACTTCCCGGGTCAGGAACAGAGCCCCTCTCAGTGACACTCCCAAACAGACCTCTGGCACAGTCTAGCATTGACTGGGAACACACCAATCCAACTTCATCCCTCTTCTGGGATCCAGGCAGGACCCCAGGGCTCACTCCCACCTCCAGACCCTGCAGGGCCCCATTGACACCCCCCGCCCAGGGCCGGTGAAGGCCCATCGCTGCTGAGCAAAGCCAAGCACGCAGAAGGAAGCCCTGGCATCAGCCCTTCGGGCAGATCTTTCAGCCTCACCTTTGGAGGGGTAGGCATTGGCAGGGGTGTTGAGGTCCTCCTCGCTGGAGTTGAGACTGCTTCCTGGGGACGTGCTGGTACCTGCAGGTACAAAGCATCAGTCACGGTCGACGGCCGCAGGCACCTCATAAACAGGTTGCAGAGGACCAGAGACCAATCTCGTGCGCAGCATAGGGTCCCTGGTCCACCCTCACTCTTGGCCAGCCTGTCTGCTCTTTCCCTGCTGCAAGGAATGCTTGGAAAAAGGGAACTGGGCTTCTCTGCCAGGCCAAAGAGCACCAGAGGCTGCCTGGGCATGGCCACGGGGACTCTTTGGGGTTATTATGGCAAACTGGTTCCCTCCAAGCTCCCAGTTATCTCAAGCCTCGTGCAGTCCTGCAGCAGCCGCCCCAGCAGAAGGAGCCCCCGCAGAAGGAGCCCCCGCAGATGTTGGCAGGCCCTGGGCCAGGACCCAGTGGTCATCACCCCATGCTACTCGTCCAGCCCTCAAGAGAGAAGTCAGGCAGGCAACTCTGAGGTGGGATCAGGAGGAAGCTCCCGTGGCTTACCATGGAGCAACCCCAGAGCTCCCAAAGCAACTCCGTCCCGACGGACACCGTCCTCCCCCAGGACTCCTCATTCCCCAGCCCCGGACTCACTCTCCAGGTCGTCAACACCGCTGTCGTACACACTGTGCCCCGCTTTCCTCTTCAGCTCCTCCAGGTGCTGCTCGTATTGACACGCAGGGCCTCGGCCAAAGTCCTCCATCACCTCATCGAACTCCCGCAGCAGGTCACTGAGCTCATCAGCCATCGCTGGGGGCAAGAAGTCAgcggagggcagggctggggcagcaccCGGCAGACGGCCCCAGCAAAAGCCTCCCGGGAGCGGCACCGGGCGGGggacggggcagccccgggccaCCCCCCGCAGGCCGGCTGCCAGTTCTTGCTCCGGGCGGCAAGTTCAGGGCTGGCATTGCCCCCCCCAGCTGTGAGCCCCCCAGCTCCTCGGGCAGCTCGGCCATCCTTCCAGCTCACCCCGCAGGGGCCCAGCCCAGCGAGGGCTGGTCCTCAGCCGGCAAGGGTCCTGAGCGCGGGCCCggcttcctcctctgcctgggGGGGTTACGGCCGGGCTGAACAGGGGCCCCGGGCTGTGCCGAGGGCGGAGCCGGGCCGCTGCTCCCGGGGACGCGCCGCTCGCTCCCGCCGGTGCTGTCCGCCCTCCCGGGGGGAgccgtcccctcccctcccgtCCCGGGCCGCCCCACGGAGGCGCTTGGGAGAGCTGAGGATGGCCGCAGA is a window of Gavia stellata isolate bGavSte3 chromosome 14, bGavSte3.hap2, whole genome shotgun sequence DNA encoding:
- the LOC132318146 gene encoding regulator of cell cycle RGCC-like; the protein is MADELSDLLREFDEVMEDFGRGPACQYEQHLEELKRKAGHSVYDSGVDDLESTSTSPGSSLNSSEEDLNTPANAYPSKAKLGDTQELEDFIADLDKVLEEM